A DNA window from Drosophila sechellia strain sech25 chromosome X, ASM438219v1, whole genome shotgun sequence contains the following coding sequences:
- the LOC6620021 gene encoding disintegrin and metalloproteinase domain-containing protein 9 isoform X5, which produces MWMNIANLILIIAQLCVFVTSAGEADYTLDDSFWNEESPVGEVERLLKEYRQNQELVRRIGGHYYQIIYPVQLRHHEKMGISTREVSLPKPGQRPRPHDDSGFNRGRTKKHFHRTSLLIKAFNHKFRLDLELNSQLLSPNIQQKHYHVGGYLVDGNRHDIEHCYYHGTVKDYPGASAAFHTCNGVSGVIHIGNETFVIHPFYGGDLSKHPHVIFEARTKANKGCANSGNLDSWRLSRRTKHLSAGVAGVVEEILQAGVGRNKRDVREATKYIETAIIVDKAMFDKRNGSTRAEVIHDAIQVANIADLYFRTLNTRVSVVYIETWGKNQAVIDGSKDISKAISNFNDYTSRNLFQIERDTTQLLTGETFAGGEAGMAVPETVCTPRAVGISVDVNVYEPHLLAGTMAHMIGHNIGMGHDDGREECFCRDWHGCIMAQSIVGQENVQPYKFSECSKKDYIDALRTGHGLCLLNKPNEIELRRNCGNKVVEEDEECDCGTFEECALDQCCDGITCKLKSEAQCASGACCDQCRLRPKDYICRDSNNECDLPEYCDGEIGQCPSDVFKKNGSPCGLSKTGISGYCFQGYCPTLSLQCEAIWGYGGSAADRQCYEQFNSKGSINGHCGRDANEHYIKCEPENVQCGTLQCKDGERQPVNDGIDQLYSRTIISIKGQEFECKATSGQVGSNSYPEHGLVKDGTPCGDNLICLNQTCVSLFPHVDQTKCPANSQGLECSEHGVCTNTNRCFCDMGWGGNDCSSVVLLTTALPTEALPTPENTIKMEKKETPYENYHGSNTVFLVGVLMSVVGFVFITFTLMALCYRSVVVHRNFSLCLRRKTTTLKYDPPYSKKPIAKSYGGAATAPNHHSVEEVSLDGSSKLVYANQTGFRDKGIHGRRYTTCGEDDQSHAEKGILKKHGYGLVHGEQLKDKWGDDNQSDNLELITQDGTLASTSGGAAASEVERTLKSLNGYHEDILEALRNAATHRGTGTGNTPVGSGSLSEEMLRKTLQDCNNSQLGYSAEQYKRNIGSKSSSRENICDNAAVHAIILDGSGGGLGGMGLGSSVGAGGGSTSMSGGMPGHGGTMLHHHRSQHQLHQPSTVALQPQQLDDDDAPSTGPLRIRNLEDLIRQLEHHSSRHMSPSGSEDIRMSETEADRHYRLESSAACSESSQGLQAGIPCVIKLQSANTTISENRYNSCVLQQKLSSPFR; this is translated from the exons ATGTGGATGAACATCGCCAATTTAATCCTCATCATTGCTCAGCTGTGCGTTTTCGTCACATCTGCGGGGG AAGCAGATTACACACTAGATGATTCATTTTGGAATGAAGAAAGTCCTGTTG GAGAAGTGGAACGTTTACTTAAGGAGTACAGGCAAAACCAAGAGCTTGTCCGTCGAATCGGTGGTCACTATTACCAAATTATATATCCAGTACAGCTGCGCCATCACGAGAAGATGGGCATATCCACGCGCGAAGTCAGTCTCCCGAAG CCGGGACAAAGACCTCGACCGCACGACGACAGCGGCTTCAACCGGGGAAGAACAAAG AAACACTTCCATCGCACATCGTTGCTGATTAAAGCATTTAACCACAAATTTCGCCTGGACTTGGAGCTCAATTC ACAACTTCTATCGCCAAACATACAACAGAAGCACTACCACGTGGGTGGATATCTTGTGGATGGAAATCGACAT GATATCGAGCACTGCTACTATCACGGCACCGTCAAGGATTATCCCGGAGCCAGTGCAGCATTCCATACCTGCAACGGCGTAAGTGGCGTCATCCACATCGGTAACGAGACCTTTGTCATCCATCCCTTCTACGGCGGAGATCTGTCC AAACATCCCCATGTCATCTTCGAGGCGCGCACAAAGGCGAACAAAGGGTGCGCCAACTCGGGCAATCTGGACTCCTGGCGGCTATCGCGCCGCACAAAGCACTTGTCCGCCGGAGTTGCGGGCGTCGTGGAGGAGATCCTCCAGGCGGGCGTGGGCCGCAACAAACGGGATGTGCGCGAGGCCACCAAGTACATTGAGACGGCCATCATCGTGGACAAGGCAATGTTCGATAAGCGCAATGGCAGCACTCGTGCCGAGGTCATCCACGATGCCATTCAGGTGGCCAACATAGCCGATCTG TACTTTCGCACGCTGAACACCCGCGTCTCGGTTGTCTACATCGAGACTTGGGGCAAAAACCAGGCGGTTATCGATGGCAGCAAGGATATCAGCAAGGCAATATCCAACTTCAATGACTACACCTCCCGAAATCTGTTCCAAATCGAGCGAGACACCACACAGCTGCTCAC TGGCGAAACATTCGCGGGCGGTGAGGCTGGCATGGCTGTTCCCGAAACTGTTTGCACGCCCCGTGCTGTGGGCATCAGCGTGGATGTGAATGTGTATGAGCCGCACCTTTTGGCCGGCACAATGGCCCACATGATTGGCCATAACATCGGCATGGGACACGACGACGGAC GCGAGGAGTGCTTTTGCCGTGACTGGCATGGTTGCATCATGGCCCAGTCGATTGTCGGCCAGGAGAATGTCCagccatacaaattttccgAGTGCAGTAAAAAAGATTACATTGACGCATTGCGGACTGGCCACGGACTGTGTTTGCTCAACAAGCCAAATGAG ATTGAGTTACGTCGAAACTGCGGCAACAAGGTGGttgaggaggacgaggagtgCGACTGTGGAACTTTCGAGGAGTGTGCTCTGGACCAGTGCTGTGATGGCATAACGTGCAAGTTGAAGTCGGAGGCCCAGTGTGCCAGTGGTGCCTGCTGTGACCAATGTCGC TTGCGGCCAAAGGATTACATTTGCCGCGACTCCAATAACGAGTGCGATCTGCCCGAGTACTGCGACGGCGAGATTGGCCAATGTCCGTCGGATGTCTTCAAGAAGAACGGCTCTCCATGCGGTCTAAGCAAGACTGGCATCTCAG GTTACTGCTTTCAAGGATATTGCCCCACGCTGAGTCTGCAATGTGAGGCGATTTGGGGTTATGGTGGCTCTGCTGCGGATCGCCAGTGTTATGAACAATTCAATTCTAAAGGCTCAATTAACGGGCATTGCGGTCGAGATGCCAATGAACACTACATTAAGTGCGAACCAGA GAACGTCCAGTGTGGAACCCTGCAGTGCAAGGATGGGGAACGTCAGCCAGTCAACGATGGCATCGACCAGCTCTACTCGAGAACCATCATTTCGATCAAGGGCCAGGAGTTCGAATGCAA GGCGACCAGCGGGCAAGTGGGCTCCAACAGCTATCCGGAGCACGGCCTGGTCAAGGACGGAACACCGTGCGGTGATAATCTAATTTGCCTCAACCAGACGTGCGTCAGTCTCTTTCCCCACGTGGATCAGACCAAGTGCCCGGCCAATTCACAGGGTCTAGAGTGCTCAGAACACGGC GTCTGCACCAATACGAATCGCTGTTTCTGCGACATGGGATGGGGCGGCAACGACTGCAGTTCTGTCGTGCTGCTCACAACAGCACTGCCAACCGAAGCACTGCCCACGCCGGAAAACACCATCAAGATGGAGAAGAAAGAAACCCCATATG AGAACTACCACGGCTCAAATACAGTGTTCCTAGTCGGTGTTCTAATGTCAGTTGTAGGGTTCGTTTTTATAACATTCACCTTGATGGCATTGTGCTACAGGTCAGTTGTAGTACATAGAAACTTCTCCCTGTGTCTAAG GCGAAAGACCACTACGCTCAAGTACGATCCGCCCTATTCGAAGAAGCCAATTGCCAAGAGCTACGGCGGAGCGGCGACGGCACCCAATCACCACTCCGTGGAGGAGGTCTCCTTGGACGGATCCAGCAAGTTAGTCTATGCCAATCAGACTGGCTTCAG GGACAAGGGAATCCATGGACGACGCTACACGACATGTGGCGAGGACGATCAGTCACATGCAG AAAAGGGTATATTAAAGAAGCACGGCTACGGTCTGGTGCACGGTGAGCAGCTAAAAGACAAATGGGGCGATGACAATCAGTCCGATAACCTCGAGCTTATTACCCAAGACGGCACCCTGGCGTCGACGAGCGGCGGTGCGGCTGCCTCCGAGGTGGAGCGGACGCTCAAGTCACTCAATGGCTATCATGAGGACATCTTGGAGGCGCTGCGGAATGCGGCCACGCACCGGGGAACCGGAACCGGAAACACGCCCGTCGGCAGCGGCAGCCTGAGCGAGGAGATGCTGCGCAAGACGCTGCAGGACTGCAACAATTCCCAGCTGGGCTACTCGGCGGAGCAGTACAAGCGTAACATTGGATCCAAGTCCAGTTCGCGGGAGAACATCTGCGACAATGCCGCCGTCCATGCGATCATCCTCGATGGCAGCGGCGGTGGACTCGGCGGCATGGGACTGGGCTCGAGCGTGGGAGCCGGCGGCGGATCGACGTCCATGTCGGGTGGTATGCCGGGCCATGGCGGCACCATGCTGCACCATCATCGATCCCAGCACCAGCTGCATCAGCCGTCGACGGTGGCgctgcagccgcagcagctggATGACGATGATGCACCGTCGACGGGAccgctgcgtatacgcaatctGGAGGACCTGATCAGGCAGCTAGAGCACCACTCGTCCCGTCACATGAGTCCCAGCGGATCCGAGGATATACGAATGTCGGAAACAGAGGCCGATCGACACTATAGATTAGAAAGTTCCGCGGCTTGTAGTGAGTCATCTCAAGG
- the LOC6620021 gene encoding disintegrin and metalloproteinase domain-containing protein 11 isoform X6, which translates to MWMNIANLILIIAQLCVFVTSAGEADYTLDDSFWNEESPVGEVERLLKEYRQNQELVRRIGGHYYQIIYPVQLRHHEKMGISTREVSLPKPGQRPRPHDDSGFNRGRTKKHFHRTSLLIKAFNHKFRLDLELNSQLLSPNIQQKHYHVGGYLVDGNRHDIEHCYYHGTVKDYPGASAAFHTCNGVSGVIHIGNETFVIHPFYGGDLSKHPHVIFEARTKANKGCANSGNLDSWRLSRRTKHLSAGVAGVVEEILQAGVGRNKRDVREATKYIETAIIVDKAMFDKRNGSTRAEVIHDAIQVANIADLYFRTLNTRVSVVYIETWGKNQAVIDGSKDISKAISNFNDYTSRNLFQIERDTTQLLTGETFAGGEAGMAVPETVCTPRAVGISVDVNVYEPHLLAGTMAHMIGHNIGMGHDDGREECFCRDWHGCIMAQSIVGQENVQPYKFSECSKKDYIDALRTGHGLCLLNKPNEIELRRNCGNKVVEEDEECDCGTFEECALDQCCDGITCKLKSEAQCASGACCDQCRLRPKDYICRDSNNECDLPEYCDGEIGQCPSDVFKKNGSPCGLSKTGISGYCFQGYCPTLSLQCEAIWGYGGSAADRQCYEQFNSKGSINGHCGRDANEHYIKCEPENVQCGTLQCKDGERQPVNDGIDQLYSRTIISIKGQEFECKATSGQVGSNSYPEHGLVKDGTPCGDNLICLNQTCVSLFPHVDQTKCPANSQGLECSEHGVCTNTNRCFCDMGWGGNDCSSVVLLTTALPTEALPTPENTIKMEKKETPYENYHGSNTVFLVGVLMSVVGFVFITFTLMALCYRRKTTTLKYDPPYSKKPIAKSYGGAATAPNHHSVEEVSLDGSSKLVYANQTGFRDKGIHGRRYTTCGEDDQSHAEKGILKKHGYGLVHGEQLKDKWGDDNQSDNLELITQDGTLASTSGGAAASEVERTLKSLNGYHEDILEALRNAATHRGTGTGNTPVGSGSLSEEMLRKTLQDCNNSQLGYSAEQYKRNIGSKSSSRENICDNAAVHAIILDGSGGGLGGMGLGSSVGAGGGSTSMSGGMPGHGGTMLHHHRSQHQLHQPSTVALQPQQLDDDDAPSTGPLRIRNLEDLIRQLEHHSSRHMSPSGSEDIRMSETEADRHYRLESSAACSESSQGLQAGIPCVIKLQSANTTISENRYNSCVLQQKLSSPFR; encoded by the exons ATGTGGATGAACATCGCCAATTTAATCCTCATCATTGCTCAGCTGTGCGTTTTCGTCACATCTGCGGGGG AAGCAGATTACACACTAGATGATTCATTTTGGAATGAAGAAAGTCCTGTTG GAGAAGTGGAACGTTTACTTAAGGAGTACAGGCAAAACCAAGAGCTTGTCCGTCGAATCGGTGGTCACTATTACCAAATTATATATCCAGTACAGCTGCGCCATCACGAGAAGATGGGCATATCCACGCGCGAAGTCAGTCTCCCGAAG CCGGGACAAAGACCTCGACCGCACGACGACAGCGGCTTCAACCGGGGAAGAACAAAG AAACACTTCCATCGCACATCGTTGCTGATTAAAGCATTTAACCACAAATTTCGCCTGGACTTGGAGCTCAATTC ACAACTTCTATCGCCAAACATACAACAGAAGCACTACCACGTGGGTGGATATCTTGTGGATGGAAATCGACAT GATATCGAGCACTGCTACTATCACGGCACCGTCAAGGATTATCCCGGAGCCAGTGCAGCATTCCATACCTGCAACGGCGTAAGTGGCGTCATCCACATCGGTAACGAGACCTTTGTCATCCATCCCTTCTACGGCGGAGATCTGTCC AAACATCCCCATGTCATCTTCGAGGCGCGCACAAAGGCGAACAAAGGGTGCGCCAACTCGGGCAATCTGGACTCCTGGCGGCTATCGCGCCGCACAAAGCACTTGTCCGCCGGAGTTGCGGGCGTCGTGGAGGAGATCCTCCAGGCGGGCGTGGGCCGCAACAAACGGGATGTGCGCGAGGCCACCAAGTACATTGAGACGGCCATCATCGTGGACAAGGCAATGTTCGATAAGCGCAATGGCAGCACTCGTGCCGAGGTCATCCACGATGCCATTCAGGTGGCCAACATAGCCGATCTG TACTTTCGCACGCTGAACACCCGCGTCTCGGTTGTCTACATCGAGACTTGGGGCAAAAACCAGGCGGTTATCGATGGCAGCAAGGATATCAGCAAGGCAATATCCAACTTCAATGACTACACCTCCCGAAATCTGTTCCAAATCGAGCGAGACACCACACAGCTGCTCAC TGGCGAAACATTCGCGGGCGGTGAGGCTGGCATGGCTGTTCCCGAAACTGTTTGCACGCCCCGTGCTGTGGGCATCAGCGTGGATGTGAATGTGTATGAGCCGCACCTTTTGGCCGGCACAATGGCCCACATGATTGGCCATAACATCGGCATGGGACACGACGACGGAC GCGAGGAGTGCTTTTGCCGTGACTGGCATGGTTGCATCATGGCCCAGTCGATTGTCGGCCAGGAGAATGTCCagccatacaaattttccgAGTGCAGTAAAAAAGATTACATTGACGCATTGCGGACTGGCCACGGACTGTGTTTGCTCAACAAGCCAAATGAG ATTGAGTTACGTCGAAACTGCGGCAACAAGGTGGttgaggaggacgaggagtgCGACTGTGGAACTTTCGAGGAGTGTGCTCTGGACCAGTGCTGTGATGGCATAACGTGCAAGTTGAAGTCGGAGGCCCAGTGTGCCAGTGGTGCCTGCTGTGACCAATGTCGC TTGCGGCCAAAGGATTACATTTGCCGCGACTCCAATAACGAGTGCGATCTGCCCGAGTACTGCGACGGCGAGATTGGCCAATGTCCGTCGGATGTCTTCAAGAAGAACGGCTCTCCATGCGGTCTAAGCAAGACTGGCATCTCAG GTTACTGCTTTCAAGGATATTGCCCCACGCTGAGTCTGCAATGTGAGGCGATTTGGGGTTATGGTGGCTCTGCTGCGGATCGCCAGTGTTATGAACAATTCAATTCTAAAGGCTCAATTAACGGGCATTGCGGTCGAGATGCCAATGAACACTACATTAAGTGCGAACCAGA GAACGTCCAGTGTGGAACCCTGCAGTGCAAGGATGGGGAACGTCAGCCAGTCAACGATGGCATCGACCAGCTCTACTCGAGAACCATCATTTCGATCAAGGGCCAGGAGTTCGAATGCAA GGCGACCAGCGGGCAAGTGGGCTCCAACAGCTATCCGGAGCACGGCCTGGTCAAGGACGGAACACCGTGCGGTGATAATCTAATTTGCCTCAACCAGACGTGCGTCAGTCTCTTTCCCCACGTGGATCAGACCAAGTGCCCGGCCAATTCACAGGGTCTAGAGTGCTCAGAACACGGC GTCTGCACCAATACGAATCGCTGTTTCTGCGACATGGGATGGGGCGGCAACGACTGCAGTTCTGTCGTGCTGCTCACAACAGCACTGCCAACCGAAGCACTGCCCACGCCGGAAAACACCATCAAGATGGAGAAGAAAGAAACCCCATATG AGAACTACCACGGCTCAAATACAGTGTTCCTAGTCGGTGTTCTAATGTCAGTTGTAGGGTTCGTTTTTATAACATTCACCTTGATGGCATTGTGCTACAG GCGAAAGACCACTACGCTCAAGTACGATCCGCCCTATTCGAAGAAGCCAATTGCCAAGAGCTACGGCGGAGCGGCGACGGCACCCAATCACCACTCCGTGGAGGAGGTCTCCTTGGACGGATCCAGCAAGTTAGTCTATGCCAATCAGACTGGCTTCAG GGACAAGGGAATCCATGGACGACGCTACACGACATGTGGCGAGGACGATCAGTCACATGCAG AAAAGGGTATATTAAAGAAGCACGGCTACGGTCTGGTGCACGGTGAGCAGCTAAAAGACAAATGGGGCGATGACAATCAGTCCGATAACCTCGAGCTTATTACCCAAGACGGCACCCTGGCGTCGACGAGCGGCGGTGCGGCTGCCTCCGAGGTGGAGCGGACGCTCAAGTCACTCAATGGCTATCATGAGGACATCTTGGAGGCGCTGCGGAATGCGGCCACGCACCGGGGAACCGGAACCGGAAACACGCCCGTCGGCAGCGGCAGCCTGAGCGAGGAGATGCTGCGCAAGACGCTGCAGGACTGCAACAATTCCCAGCTGGGCTACTCGGCGGAGCAGTACAAGCGTAACATTGGATCCAAGTCCAGTTCGCGGGAGAACATCTGCGACAATGCCGCCGTCCATGCGATCATCCTCGATGGCAGCGGCGGTGGACTCGGCGGCATGGGACTGGGCTCGAGCGTGGGAGCCGGCGGCGGATCGACGTCCATGTCGGGTGGTATGCCGGGCCATGGCGGCACCATGCTGCACCATCATCGATCCCAGCACCAGCTGCATCAGCCGTCGACGGTGGCgctgcagccgcagcagctggATGACGATGATGCACCGTCGACGGGAccgctgcgtatacgcaatctGGAGGACCTGATCAGGCAGCTAGAGCACCACTCGTCCCGTCACATGAGTCCCAGCGGATCCGAGGATATACGAATGTCGGAAACAGAGGCCGATCGACACTATAGATTAGAAAGTTCCGCGGCTTGTAGTGAGTCATCTCAAGG
- the LOC6620021 gene encoding disintegrin and metalloproteinase domain-containing protein unc-71 isoform X4, translating into MWMNIANLILIIAQLCVFVTSAGEADYTLDDSFWNEESPVGEVERLLKEYRQNQELVRRIGGHYYQIIYPVQLRHHEKMGISTREVSLPKPGQRPRPHDDSGFNRGRTKKHFHRTSLLIKAFNHKFRLDLELNSQLLSPNIQQKHYHVGGYLVDGNRHDIEHCYYHGTVKDYPGASAAFHTCNGVSGVIHIGNETFVIHPFYGGDLSKHPHVIFEARTKANKGCANSGNLDSWRLSRRTKHLSAGVAGVVEEILQAGVGRNKRDVREATKYIETAIIVDKAMFDKRNGSTRAEVIHDAIQVANIADLYFRTLNTRVSVVYIETWGKNQAVIDGSKDISKAISNFNDYTSRNLFQIERDTTQLLTGETFAGGEAGMAVPETVCTPRAVGISVDVNVYEPHLLAGTMAHMIGHNIGMGHDDGREECFCRDWHGCIMAQSIVGQENVQPYKFSECSKKDYIDALRTGHGLCLLNKPNEIELRRNCGNKVVEEDEECDCGTFEECALDQCCDGITCKLKSEAQCASGACCDQCRLRPKDYICRDSNNECDLPEYCDGEIGQCPSDVFKKNGSPCGLSKTGISGYCFQGYCPTLSLQCEAIWGYGGSAADRQCYEQFNSKGSINGHCGRDANEHYIKCEPENVQCGTLQCKDGERQPVNDGIDQLYSRTIISIKGQEFECKATSGQVGSNSYPEHGLVKDGTPCGDNLICLNQTCVSLFPHVDQTKCPANSQGLECSEHGVCTNTNRCFCDMGWGGNDCSSVVLLTTALPTEALPTPENTIKMEKKETPYENYHGSNTVFLVGVLMSVVGFVFITFTLMALCYRSVVVHRNFSLCLRRKTTTLKYDPPYSKKPIAKSYGGAATAPNHHSVEEVSLDGSSKLVYANQTGFRDKGIHGRRYTTCGEDDQSHAEKGILKKHGYGLVHGEQLKDKWGDDNQSDNLELITQDGTLASTSGGAAASEVERTLKSLNGYHEDILEALRNAATHRGTGTGNTPVGSGSLSEEMLRKTLQDCNNSQLGYSAEQYKRNIGSKSSSRENICDNAAVHAIILDGSGGGLGGMGLGSSVGAGGGSTSMSGGMPGHGGTMLHHHRSQHQLHQPSTVALQPQQLDDDDAPSTGPLRIRNLEDLIRQLEHHSSRHMSPSGSEDIRMSETEADRHYRLESSAACSESSQGSNQQIPQSQKTATIHASYSRSCRPRSDEESRFTFGGRYRQPASSGRHAPHQSHSPHAFGHHTHHSHAHGHATHGPHSSHHSSHTHLQQEDEGIYETADHHERQVVDARLDCHETPDSESSTTVSPVGE; encoded by the exons ATGTGGATGAACATCGCCAATTTAATCCTCATCATTGCTCAGCTGTGCGTTTTCGTCACATCTGCGGGGG AAGCAGATTACACACTAGATGATTCATTTTGGAATGAAGAAAGTCCTGTTG GAGAAGTGGAACGTTTACTTAAGGAGTACAGGCAAAACCAAGAGCTTGTCCGTCGAATCGGTGGTCACTATTACCAAATTATATATCCAGTACAGCTGCGCCATCACGAGAAGATGGGCATATCCACGCGCGAAGTCAGTCTCCCGAAG CCGGGACAAAGACCTCGACCGCACGACGACAGCGGCTTCAACCGGGGAAGAACAAAG AAACACTTCCATCGCACATCGTTGCTGATTAAAGCATTTAACCACAAATTTCGCCTGGACTTGGAGCTCAATTC ACAACTTCTATCGCCAAACATACAACAGAAGCACTACCACGTGGGTGGATATCTTGTGGATGGAAATCGACAT GATATCGAGCACTGCTACTATCACGGCACCGTCAAGGATTATCCCGGAGCCAGTGCAGCATTCCATACCTGCAACGGCGTAAGTGGCGTCATCCACATCGGTAACGAGACCTTTGTCATCCATCCCTTCTACGGCGGAGATCTGTCC AAACATCCCCATGTCATCTTCGAGGCGCGCACAAAGGCGAACAAAGGGTGCGCCAACTCGGGCAATCTGGACTCCTGGCGGCTATCGCGCCGCACAAAGCACTTGTCCGCCGGAGTTGCGGGCGTCGTGGAGGAGATCCTCCAGGCGGGCGTGGGCCGCAACAAACGGGATGTGCGCGAGGCCACCAAGTACATTGAGACGGCCATCATCGTGGACAAGGCAATGTTCGATAAGCGCAATGGCAGCACTCGTGCCGAGGTCATCCACGATGCCATTCAGGTGGCCAACATAGCCGATCTG TACTTTCGCACGCTGAACACCCGCGTCTCGGTTGTCTACATCGAGACTTGGGGCAAAAACCAGGCGGTTATCGATGGCAGCAAGGATATCAGCAAGGCAATATCCAACTTCAATGACTACACCTCCCGAAATCTGTTCCAAATCGAGCGAGACACCACACAGCTGCTCAC TGGCGAAACATTCGCGGGCGGTGAGGCTGGCATGGCTGTTCCCGAAACTGTTTGCACGCCCCGTGCTGTGGGCATCAGCGTGGATGTGAATGTGTATGAGCCGCACCTTTTGGCCGGCACAATGGCCCACATGATTGGCCATAACATCGGCATGGGACACGACGACGGAC GCGAGGAGTGCTTTTGCCGTGACTGGCATGGTTGCATCATGGCCCAGTCGATTGTCGGCCAGGAGAATGTCCagccatacaaattttccgAGTGCAGTAAAAAAGATTACATTGACGCATTGCGGACTGGCCACGGACTGTGTTTGCTCAACAAGCCAAATGAG ATTGAGTTACGTCGAAACTGCGGCAACAAGGTGGttgaggaggacgaggagtgCGACTGTGGAACTTTCGAGGAGTGTGCTCTGGACCAGTGCTGTGATGGCATAACGTGCAAGTTGAAGTCGGAGGCCCAGTGTGCCAGTGGTGCCTGCTGTGACCAATGTCGC TTGCGGCCAAAGGATTACATTTGCCGCGACTCCAATAACGAGTGCGATCTGCCCGAGTACTGCGACGGCGAGATTGGCCAATGTCCGTCGGATGTCTTCAAGAAGAACGGCTCTCCATGCGGTCTAAGCAAGACTGGCATCTCAG GTTACTGCTTTCAAGGATATTGCCCCACGCTGAGTCTGCAATGTGAGGCGATTTGGGGTTATGGTGGCTCTGCTGCGGATCGCCAGTGTTATGAACAATTCAATTCTAAAGGCTCAATTAACGGGCATTGCGGTCGAGATGCCAATGAACACTACATTAAGTGCGAACCAGA GAACGTCCAGTGTGGAACCCTGCAGTGCAAGGATGGGGAACGTCAGCCAGTCAACGATGGCATCGACCAGCTCTACTCGAGAACCATCATTTCGATCAAGGGCCAGGAGTTCGAATGCAA GGCGACCAGCGGGCAAGTGGGCTCCAACAGCTATCCGGAGCACGGCCTGGTCAAGGACGGAACACCGTGCGGTGATAATCTAATTTGCCTCAACCAGACGTGCGTCAGTCTCTTTCCCCACGTGGATCAGACCAAGTGCCCGGCCAATTCACAGGGTCTAGAGTGCTCAGAACACGGC GTCTGCACCAATACGAATCGCTGTTTCTGCGACATGGGATGGGGCGGCAACGACTGCAGTTCTGTCGTGCTGCTCACAACAGCACTGCCAACCGAAGCACTGCCCACGCCGGAAAACACCATCAAGATGGAGAAGAAAGAAACCCCATATG AGAACTACCACGGCTCAAATACAGTGTTCCTAGTCGGTGTTCTAATGTCAGTTGTAGGGTTCGTTTTTATAACATTCACCTTGATGGCATTGTGCTACAGGTCAGTTGTAGTACATAGAAACTTCTCCCTGTGTCTAAG GCGAAAGACCACTACGCTCAAGTACGATCCGCCCTATTCGAAGAAGCCAATTGCCAAGAGCTACGGCGGAGCGGCGACGGCACCCAATCACCACTCCGTGGAGGAGGTCTCCTTGGACGGATCCAGCAAGTTAGTCTATGCCAATCAGACTGGCTTCAG GGACAAGGGAATCCATGGACGACGCTACACGACATGTGGCGAGGACGATCAGTCACATGCAG AAAAGGGTATATTAAAGAAGCACGGCTACGGTCTGGTGCACGGTGAGCAGCTAAAAGACAAATGGGGCGATGACAATCAGTCCGATAACCTCGAGCTTATTACCCAAGACGGCACCCTGGCGTCGACGAGCGGCGGTGCGGCTGCCTCCGAGGTGGAGCGGACGCTCAAGTCACTCAATGGCTATCATGAGGACATCTTGGAGGCGCTGCGGAATGCGGCCACGCACCGGGGAACCGGAACCGGAAACACGCCCGTCGGCAGCGGCAGCCTGAGCGAGGAGATGCTGCGCAAGACGCTGCAGGACTGCAACAATTCCCAGCTGGGCTACTCGGCGGAGCAGTACAAGCGTAACATTGGATCCAAGTCCAGTTCGCGGGAGAACATCTGCGACAATGCCGCCGTCCATGCGATCATCCTCGATGGCAGCGGCGGTGGACTCGGCGGCATGGGACTGGGCTCGAGCGTGGGAGCCGGCGGCGGATCGACGTCCATGTCGGGTGGTATGCCGGGCCATGGCGGCACCATGCTGCACCATCATCGATCCCAGCACCAGCTGCATCAGCCGTCGACGGTGGCgctgcagccgcagcagctggATGACGATGATGCACCGTCGACGGGAccgctgcgtatacgcaatctGGAGGACCTGATCAGGCAGCTAGAGCACCACTCGTCCCGTCACATGAGTCCCAGCGGATCCGAGGATATACGAATGTCGGAAACAGAGGCCGATCGACACTATAGATTAGAAAGTTCCGCGGCTTGTAGTGAGTCATCTCAAGG